The sequence below is a genomic window from Rhizobium gallicum bv. gallicum R602sp.
TCCGGGCCTCAACCGCGATCGCGACATGATCGCAGCGCTGACGAAAATTTCCGGCCACGCGCCGGTGACAATCTGGCAGACGGAAACCGACATTCCCGACGTCGATCTGATCGTCATTCCGGGCGGCTTTTCCTATGGCGATTATCTGCGCTGCGGTGCGATCGCGGCCCGCATGCCGGTGATGCAGGCTATCGTCGGCAAGGCTCAAAAAGGCGTCAAGGTTCTTGGCGTCTGCAACGGCTTTCAGATTCTCGTGGAAGCCGGCCTGCTGCCGGGCGCGCTGATGCGCAACGCCTCGCTGAGGTTCGTCTGCCGCGAGATCAAGCTTGAGGTCGCCAACGCCGATACGGATTTCACCCGCGCCTATGCCAAGGGTCAGGTCATACGTTGCCCGGTCGCCCACCACGACGGCAACTATTTCGCGGATGCCGAGACGTTGGCTGAGATAGAAGGCAATGGCCAGGTGGTTTTCCGCTATGCGGAAGGCACAAACCCGAACGGTTCGATCAACGACATTGCCGCAGTGATGAACGCCAAGGGCAACGTTCTCGGCATGATGCCGCATCCGGAAAACCTAATCGAAGCAGCCCATGGCGGTTCCGACGGCCGCGGGCTGTTTGCTTCGGCGCTCGACGTAATCGCTGCTTAACCTTCGGCGCGTAAGACGCTTCAAGAGGTCCACCGGAGCAAGATTGATGCGCCCTTCCACGAATATCGCAGCGGTTGCGGCGGCAAGCACGCTGTGCATTTTCATCGCGTCGTGCCAGTCCAGGGCACCCGCCTCCGGCCCGGATCGCAGCGCTCTTTCCACCATGGAGCGCGTTGCCGTCGGCGCCAATTCGTGCTGGTTCAAATCCGGTGATGCTGCATTTTCAGCCTACCGCCTGGCGCCGGAACTCAATTCCTTCACGGGCCGCCCACGAATCCTGGTTGTCCACAAGAACAGCCCGGAAGGCAGGCCGCTGCTCGTTGTTCAGGCAGAAGGCAACCCAGCCCGCCTCCAGGCCTTCGGACCGATGATGTCCGAGCCGGTTTCCACCCGTATTGCTGGCGACGTGACCCGCTGGTCCAGCGGCGGCAAAACCTGCCGCTGATCAATCCCAGAAACGCGATTTGCTGATTTCCTTCGCAGCATCTGCCGGCGAAAGCCCGATGTCGCGCAGCTGCCAATCCGCCATCTCGCGCAGGGCTCGCCGCCCTTCGCGCTTCATGCTCCAGCAAGACAGTCTCTCCTGAATCTTAGCAAGCAGCCCTTCCGTCGGACTGGGTTGCAATTTGTACCGTTCACCAACGGCAACAATTGATACAATGTGCTGATCGATCTTCTGATTCATAGACATCGTCATGAAGGTCCGCTTCGTTACTGACAGTTGTTGATACTCTTGACAGACAAAGGGTGACAATCTATCAAATTGTTACCATGACAAATTGGCTCCCTGATCTTTCGCGCGGCTCCGGCCCAGTCTATATGCGCCTGGCGGACAGCATCGAGTCCGCCATCGCCAGCGGCGCCCTCCCCGCGGGCAGCAAACTGCCACCGCAGCGGAACCTTGCCTATGATATCGGCGTGACGATCGGCACAATCGGCCGGGCCTATGCTTTGGTGCACGAACGCGGACTGGTGGCGGGCGAAGTCGGGCGTGGAACCTATGTGCTTGATCGCGCGGAGACGGCGCCGAGCGAACAGGCCGATCCGCTGACGATTTCGCTTGGCGGCACGCGGGTTCTCGACGCGCCGGCAAACAAGATCCGCTTCGACACCACCGCGGCTCCCGATCTCGGCCAGGGCCGCATTATCGGTCAGATCCTCGCCGAAATCGGGGAGCAGAACATTTCGGAGATATCCTCCTACTCCCGCAATTTCCCACAAAATTGGTTCCTGGCCGGGCAGAGGTGGCTGGCGCGAAATGGCTGGACGCCGGAGACGGAGAATATCGTTCCGACGCTGGGCGCCCATGCGGCCGCGGTGTCGATCATCTCGGCCGTGTCCTCGCCCGGCGATAAGATCGTCTTTGAGAACCTGAGCTACACGCAGGTGAGCCGCAGCGCCCGCCTGCTGGGTCGACGGACGATCACCGTCGATTCCGACGAGAACGGCGTCCTTCCTGATGACTTCGAGCGGCTATGCCAGCAGCAGCATCCCAAGCTCGCCTTTTTGATGCCAACCGCGCACAACCCGACGCTCGCAACCATGCCCTATGAACGCCGCGCCGCGATTGCTGCGACGGCCCGCAGGCATGGCGTCTGGCTAATCGAGGACGACCTTTATGGCGGCATGACGGGTGACGAAATCCCTTTGCTGGCGTCGCTAGCGCCCGACCGTACCTTCCTCGTCAACGGGCTTTCCAAATCGGTCGCGGCCGGCGTCCGCGGTGGATGGGTCGCCTGCCCGCCGCATTTTGCCCAGCGAATCAAAGTCACGCACAAGATGATCACCGGTGGCTTGCCCTTCATTCTCGCGGAGACCTGCGCACGCCTCGTCGAAAGCGGCATCGCCCATGCCATGCGCAAGGCAAGTATCACCGAACTTGCCGTACGAGAGCGGCTCGTCGGCGAATTGCTGGACGGGTTCGATTTCGAATCACACCCGCATGTACCCTTCCTCTGGCTGAAGCTTCCCGATCCCTGGATGTCCGGCACCTTCAAGAACGCCGCGTTTCGCGATGGCGTGCTGGTCGATGACGAGGATGAGTTCAAGGCAGCCCGCGCCGACAAGGTCTATCACCGCGTGCGCATCGGCTTCTCCTCGCCGAAGAGCAAGGACGCGCTTGAAAACGGCCTGATCATTTTGAGAAGCCTGCTGGAA
It includes:
- a CDS encoding DUF1127 domain-containing protein, yielding MNQKIDQHIVSIVAVGERYKLQPSPTEGLLAKIQERLSCWSMKREGRRALREMADWQLRDIGLSPADAAKEISKSRFWD
- the purQ gene encoding phosphoribosylformylglycinamidine synthase subunit PurQ; its protein translation is MKSAVVQLPGLNRDRDMIAALTKISGHAPVTIWQTETDIPDVDLIVIPGGFSYGDYLRCGAIAARMPVMQAIVGKAQKGVKVLGVCNGFQILVEAGLLPGALMRNASLRFVCREIKLEVANADTDFTRAYAKGQVIRCPVAHHDGNYFADAETLAEIEGNGQVVFRYAEGTNPNGSINDIAAVMNAKGNVLGMMPHPENLIEAAHGGSDGRGLFASALDVIAA
- a CDS encoding aminotransferase-like domain-containing protein — encoded protein: MTNWLPDLSRGSGPVYMRLADSIESAIASGALPAGSKLPPQRNLAYDIGVTIGTIGRAYALVHERGLVAGEVGRGTYVLDRAETAPSEQADPLTISLGGTRVLDAPANKIRFDTTAAPDLGQGRIIGQILAEIGEQNISEISSYSRNFPQNWFLAGQRWLARNGWTPETENIVPTLGAHAAAVSIISAVSSPGDKIVFENLSYTQVSRSARLLGRRTITVDSDENGVLPDDFERLCQQQHPKLAFLMPTAHNPTLATMPYERRAAIAATARRHGVWLIEDDLYGGMTGDEIPLLASLAPDRTFLVNGLSKSVAAGVRGGWVACPPHFAQRIKVTHKMITGGLPFILAETCARLVESGIAHAMRKASITELAVRERLVGELLDGFDFESHPHVPFLWLKLPDPWMSGTFKNAAFRDGVLVDDEDEFKAARADKVYHRVRIGFSSPKSKDALENGLIILRSLLEGGGSAYVGEI
- a CDS encoding lipoprotein, whose product is MRPSTNIAAVAAASTLCIFIASCQSRAPASGPDRSALSTMERVAVGANSCWFKSGDAAFSAYRLAPELNSFTGRPRILVVHKNSPEGRPLLVVQAEGNPARLQAFGPMMSEPVSTRIAGDVTRWSSGGKTCR